The uncultured Desulfatiglans sp. DNA window CTTGGGCAAATTGTTTGAGAGTAGTACGGAGCGAGCGGCTCAGCCCTCTTTGATTGAACCGTTTGAAAGTCAGGTCAAACAATGGTGGCAGGAGGGTATTTGCGGAACGACGATTCACCGGGCGCTTAACAGCCACGGGTTTGCCGGCAGCTACTCCTCTGTGCGGCGTTTCCTGCAGAAACTTGATAAGCGCAACATACAGGCAAGCTGTGTGCTCGATTTTGAGCCCGGCGAGGCTGCACAGGTGGACTTCGGAACGGGTCCGACCATTACGGATGTGTTTACCGGCGAAGTGCTCAAGACCTGGATTTTTGTCATGACACTTTGCTACAGCCGCCACCAGTATGCCGAACTGGTCCTGGACCAGACAGTCAGAACGTGGCTTTGCTCTCACCGCCATGCTTTTGAGTTTTTCAATGGGATTCCCTGTAAAGTGATTATCGACAACCCGAAGTGCGCGATTACCCGTGCATGTTATTATGACCCTGATGTACAGCGCTCTTACGGGGACCTTGCGGAGGCCTACGGCTTCCTGATCAGCCCCTGCCCGCCTCGGGATCCGAAGAAAAAGGGCCGGGTGGAGAGCGGGGTCAAGTACATCAAAAGGAGTTTTTTGCCCTTGCGAGAGTTCCGCACCCTCCGCGATGCCAACGAGCAACTCCAGCGGTGGGTGCTCGAGGAGGCAGGCAACCGGATTCATGGCACGACCAGACAGAAGCCTTTGAGCGTTTTCGCCGAAACCGAGAAAGTGTTCCTGAAGCTTTTGCCCGACGTCGCACCGGAGATGGCCGTATGGACGCACGCCAAGGTCCATGGCAACTGCCACAGAGGGCAGCCAAAGGATTTAAACCAGTCAAGGGCGGTCATTTCAAAAGCGGTTTCGGAGGATTTATTCATCATCTTCCTCTTGGGTACCCTGAATTCGCTTTATTTCCCGGTCAAAGTCAGAAATATACTCCCGGTCCTGTCGCTTTCTGTATGTTTCGTATTCCTGTTCGGCCTTCACTCTGGCCTCAAGGGCACTTATCTTTCCTTTGTCTTTAAGAATCGGGTAGCTGGAAAGCTCCAGGAAACTGTGCAGAAACTGAACCCAATCTTCCATCTTCATGACAAGCTGCCGTTCAGCCCGATTTTCGGCAAGGTCTAGGTAGGCGTTCACAATGCGGTTCAGTTCTTTGATATGGGCCTCGTTCAGGTAATTCTTGGCGACGGAGACATCGGATTTCAAAATTTTCCCATCAGGTGCCTGTTTCCAGCTTGTCAGCCCCATGTGCATTTTCTCGGCATCCGCCGACTCATAGATGATTTCAGCGGCGGTTTTTCCGGTAATAGCCCAGTGCAGTTTATTCTGCACCGTAGCGAAAAATTCATGGGTGATGGGAGCGTTTTGGTCATAATCTGCCGAAAGCGCATAAATATCTGTAATTTTCTGGTAAAAACGGCGCTCACTGGCTCGGATTTCACGAATCCGTTCCAGAAGCTCATCGAAATAATCCTTGCCGAAATGTTTTCCCTGTTTCAGCCGTTCATCATCCAGCACAAAGCCCTTGATGATGAATTCCTTCAAGGTTTTGGTCGCCCAGATCCGGAATTGGGTGGCCTGGTAGCTGTTCACCCGGTACCCCAACGCAATGATGGCGTCGAGGTTGTAATATTTTGTTTTGTAGGTCTTCCCGTCAGCGGCAGTTGTTTCCAAAATGGAAACAACTGAATCCTCATCCAACTCGCCGGAATCAAAAATGTTTTTAAGATGCTTGCTGACTGCCGGCACCTTTACATTGAACAGCCCGGCCAGCGACTTCTGGGTCAGCCAAAAATTTTCGTCATGAAACAGGACGCCGACTTTCTTGTCGCCGTCTGAGGTTTTGTATAGGATAATTTCGTTGGTTTTCTTCACATTCCGGCCTCCAGGGGGATTTTTTCGGTATCCGGGACGACTTGTCCATCTTTTAAATAGTTTCCATCCGGAAAACGTAATTTATTGATAAGACCTAAAAAAAGCGCATTTTAAGGTGGACAATTTCCAGGATTTGTTGGTATAACGTTATTCAAGCGACTGAAATAACGACAACAAATAGGAAAAGGCCACCAAAAAATGCGCAAGAAATATCAGCAGCAGATGCCCTTGATGGATCCCAGTGTTAACCATCCGCACGCCGAAGATTACGAGCGGATAAGTGCCATCCTTGATGATCTTTCTATTATAAACGAGATGGTTTTGCAAGACCTTACTCGTGGAATCAAAAATCGTAGTAAGGGAGCCGAAGGCATGAGCGCAGAGCAAGTCCTGCGTGCCGCTATCATCAAGCAAACCGAAGGCTTCAGCTATGAAGAACTCGCGTTCCATCTTGTCGACTCCAGAACGTATCGAAATTTCTGTAGGATCGGCATAACCCAAAAGGGGTTTAAAAAGACCGCTCTTTGTAGCAATATCAAATCCATTTCTGCTTCCACCATAGAGAATATAAACAAGCTGATCGTGGCATATGCTCTTGACAAAAAGATCGAACCTGGAAAACAGTCACGGATTGATTGCACCGTTGTAGAAACGAATATCCATAAACCACTTGATTCATCTCTTTTATGGGACTGTGTTCGTGTTTTTACAAATAAATTGGTTTTTATCAATGATAGATTGGATCAAGTTAATTTACAATTCTCCGATCATTGTAAAAGAGCCAAACGAAGAATGCTTGCTATATTGAATGCCAAGAACAATAAAATCCGAAAAGAAAAATATAAAGATCTTCTTATAGTAGCCGAAAAGACAATTGGCTATGCACATAGCGCCGTGTCAATTTTAGACTCCACTGTGTTCCCAGACCCGTTACAAGCGACCATGGCACAAGGTATTAACGAAGAAATAAAACGACTTATCCCACTGGCTGAAGGGGTTATAAGCCAAACTCGGCGGCGGGTGATCAATAATGAAAAAGTCCCAGCTTCAGAGAAAATCGTTTCCATCTTTGAACCTCATACAGATATCATCATCAAAGACCGGCGGGATACATTATTCGGCCATAAAATATGTGTGAGTGGCGGACCATCTAATCTGATTACTGACTGCTTGATCCTTAAAGGTAATCCCGCTGATACAAATTTAACCGTCGAAATGTTGGACCGCCATGAGCAGATCTATGGCCGTTACCCGCAAAAAGTTTCCTTGGATGGCGGTTTTGCTTCAAAAAGCAATCTCCAGGAAGCAAAATCGAGGGGCATCAAGGATGTCTGCTTCGCCAAGAAACGCGGCCTAAAAGAAACGGATATGTGTAAAAGCACATGGGTTTACAATAAGCTACGTTCCTTCCGTGCCGGTATTGAGGCTGGTATCTCCTGGCTAAAACGATGCTTTGGATTGTCCCGCTGCACATGGAAGTCTCTTAGGTCCTTCAAGAGCTACATATGGACATCGATTTTAGCAGCGAATTTATTCACCATTGCCAGGAGCGAAACAGCCACTTAAATCAGACTGAAAGAAAATAAATAGATCAATTTGATATACGCAGGGATAAGTTTGTGCAAAAATTGCTAAATTTGACATGTAATGCCTAGAAAATTTGAAAAACTTTGTCGCAGAACAAAATCCCAGAGCTGGGTGAATTTTGCCATCGTTTGCCGGAATCAAAAAACCCTATTTCCGGATGGAAACTAAATACGTAAAAGCACAACGGACTCTTTCTTGCACCAAAATAATGGAAATGCCTAATTGGTGTCCATCCGGAAATGATTTCGCGGTAGAACCCAGTTTCCAATCCGGAAATGAGGATTTTTGGCCAATATCAAGGAAATCAAGCGTTTGTGCGGAGGCGACCTGCAGGTCGCCGCACAAGCAAACGTGCAGATTGATGCCGAGATTGGCCAAAAAGACCATTTCCGGATGGAAACTAATTGAAATCTGTATTGCTGGTTGTGCAAGCCCTCTGTGTCAACGTGGATGAGACACGCCCTAAAATTTAATGTAGGGCGGGTAAGGTTTTGAGCCATGAGGAAGGTAACCCAAATTGCATAAAAAGGGCCCATGGCTGAGGAAATGAGCCGCGAGCTCTGTGGGTGATCCTGTCCCTCCAGCGTTCCGGAGCGCAAAACATGGCATTTTTTCGCATATCCAGACAGCCAGGCCAATGGGGCCATGATGCGGATCAGCCCCCTGGGCATCTTCGGAGCCAACCACCCATTGGAGACAGTGGGCGACTGGGCCNNNNNNNNNNNNNNNNNNNNNNNNNNNNNNNNNNNNNNNNNNNNNNNNNNNNNNNNNNNNNNNNNNNNNNNNNNNNNNNNNNNNNNNNNNNNNNNNNNNNNNNNNNNNNNNNNNNNNNNNNNNNNNNNNNNNNNNNNNNNNNNNNNNNNNNNNNNNNNNNNNNNNNNNNNNNNNNNNNNNNNNNNNNNNNNNNNNNNNNNNNNNNNNNNNNNNNNNNNNNNNNNNNNNNNNNNNNNNNNNNNNNNNNNNNNNNNNNNNNNNNNNNNNNNNNNNNNNNNNNNNNNNNNNNNNNNNNNNNNNNNNNNNNNNNNNNNNNNNNNNNNNNNNNNNNNNNNNNNNNNNNNNNNNNNNNNNNNNNNNNNNNNNNNNNNNNNNNNNNNNNNNNNNNNNNNNNNNNNNNNNNNNNNNNNNNNNNNNNNNNNNNNNNNNNNNNNNNNNNNNNNNNNNNNNNNNNNNNNNNNNNNNNNNNNNNNNNNNNNNNNNNNNNNNNNNNNNNNNNNNNNNNNNNNNNNNNNNNNNNNNNNNNNNNNNNNNNNNNNNNNNNNNNNNNNNNNNNNNNNNNNNNNNNNNNNNNNNNNNNNNNNNNNNNNNNNNNNNNNNNNNNNNNNNNNNNNNNNNNNNNNNNNNNNNNNNNNNNNNNNNNNNNNNNNNNNNNNNNNNNNNNNNNNNNNNNNNNNNNNNNNNNNNNNNNNNNNNNNNNNNNNNNNNNNNNNNNNNNNNNNNNNNNNNNNNNNNNNNNNNNNNNNNNNNNNNNNNNNNNNNNNNNNNNNNNNNNNNNNNNNNNNNNNNNNNNNNNNNNNNNNNNNNNNNNNNNNNNNNNNNNNNNNNNNNNNNNNNNNNNNNNNNNNNNNNNNNNNNNNNNNNNNNNNNNNNNNNNNNNNNNNNNNNNNNNNNNNNNNNNNNNNNNNNNNNNNNNNNNNNNNNNNNNNNNNNNNNNNNNNNNNNNNNNNNNNNNNNNNNNNNNNNNNNNNNNNNNNNNNNNNNNNNNNNNNNNNNNNNNNNNNNNNNNNNNNNNNNNNNNNNNNNNNNNNNNNNNNNNNNNNNNNNNNNNNNNNNNNNNNNNNNNNNNNNNNNNNNNNNNNNNNNNNNNNNNNNNNNNNNNNNNNNNNNNNNNNNNNNNNNNNNNNNNNNNNNNNNNNNNNNNNNNNNNNNNNNNNNNNNNNNNNNNNNNNNNNNNNNNNNNNNNNNNNNNNNNNNNNNNNNNNNNNNNNNNNNNNNNNNNNNNNNNNNNNNNNNNNNNNNNNNNNNNNNNNNNNNNNNNNNNNNNNNNNNNNNNNNNNNNNNNNNNNNNNNNNNNNNNNNNNNNNNNNNNNNNNNNNNNNNNNNNNNNNNNNNNNNNNNNNNNNNNNNNNNNNNNNNNNNNNNNNNNNNNNNNNNNNNNNNNNNNNNNNNNNNNNNNNNNNNNNNNNNNNNNNNNNNNNNNNNNNNNNNNNNNNNNNNNNNNNNNNNNNNNNNNNNNNNNNNNNNNNNNNNNNNNNNNNNNNNNNNNNNNNNNNNNNNNNNNNNNNNNNNNNNNNNNNNNNNNNNNNNNNNNNNNNNNNNNNNNNNNNNNNNNNNNNNNNNNNNNNNNNNNNNNNNNNNNNNNNNNNNNNNNNNNNNNNNNNNNNNNNNNNNNNNNNNNNNNNNNNNNNNNNNNNNNNNNNNNNNNNNNNNNNNNNNNNNNNNNNNNNNNNNNNNNNNNNNNNNNNNNNNNNNNNNNNNNNNNNNNNNNNNNNNNNNNNNNNNNNNNNNNNNNNNNNNNNNNNNNNNNNNNNNNNNNNNNNNNNNNNNNNNNNNNNNNNNNNNNNNNNNNNNNNNNNNNNNNNNNNNNNNNNNNNNNNNNNNNNNNNNNNNNNNNNNNNNNNNNNNNNNNNNNNNNNNNNNNNNNNNNNNNNNNNNNNNNNNNNNNNNNNNNNNNNNNNNNNNNNNNNNNNNNNNNNNNNNNNNNNNNNNNNNNNNNNNNNNNNNNNNNNNNNNNNNNNNNNNNNNNNNNNNNNNNNNNNNNNNNNNNNNNNNNNNNNNNNNNNNNNNNNNNNNNNNNNNNNNNNNNNNNNNNNNNNNNNNNNNNNNNNNNNNNNNNNNNNNNNNNNNNNNNNNNNNNNNNNNNNNNNNNNNNNNNNNNNNNNNNNNNNNNNNNNNNNNNNNNNNNNNNNNNNNNNNNNNNNNNNNNNNNNNNNNNNNNNNNNNNNNNNNNNNNNNNNNNNNNNNNNNNNNNNNNNNNNNNNNNNNNNNNNNNNNNNNNNNNNNNNNNNNNNNNNNNNNNNNNNNNNNNNNNNNNNNNNNNNNNNNNNNNNNNNNNNNNNNNNNNNNNNNNNNNNNNNNNNNNNNNNNNNNNNNNNNNNNNNNNNNNNNNNNNNNNNNNNNNNNNNNNNNNNNNNNNNNNNNNNNNNNNNNNNNNNNNNNNNNNNNNNNNNNNNNNNNNNNNNNNNNNNNNNNNNNNNNNNNNNNNNNNNNNNNNNNNNNNNNNNNNNNNNNNNNNNNNNNNNNNNNNNNNNNNNNNNNNNNNNNNNNNNNNNNNNNNNNNNNNNNNNNNNNNNNNNNNNNNNNNNNNNNNNNNNNNNNNNNNNNNNNNNNNNNNNNNNNNNNNNNNNNNNNNNNNNNNNNNNNNNNNNNNNNNNNNNNNNNNNNNNNNNNNNNNNNNNNNNNNNNNNNNNNNNNNNNNNNNNNNNNNNNNNNNNNNNNNNNNNNNNNNNNNNNNNNNNNNNNNNNNNNNNNNNNNNNNNNNNNNNNNNNNNNNNNNNNNNNNNNNNNNNNNNNNNNNNNNNNNNNNNNNNNNNNNNNNNNNNNNNNNNNNNNNNNNNNNNNNNNNNNNNNNNNNNNNNNNNNNNNNNNNNNNNNNNNNNNNNNNNNNNNNNNNNNNNNNNNNNNNNNNNNNNNNNNNNNNNNNNNNNNNNNNNNNNNNNNNNNNNNNNNNNNNNNNNNNNNNNNNNNNNNNNNNNNNNNNNNNNNNNNNNNNNNNNNNNNNNNNNNNNNNNNNNNNNNNNNNNNNNNNNNNNNNNNNNNNNNNNNNNNNNNNNNNNNNNNNNNNNNNNNNNNNNNNNNNNNNNNNNNNNNNNNNNNNNNNNNNNNNNNNNNNNNNNNNNNNNNNNNNNNNNNNNNNNNNNNNNNNNNNNNNNNNNNNNNNNNNNNNNNNNNNNNNNNNNNNNNNNNNNNNNNNNNNNNNNNNNNNNNNNNNNNNNNNNNNNNNNNNNNNNNNNNNNNNNNNNNNNNNNNNNNNNNNNNNNNNNNNNNNNNNNNNNNNNNNNNNNNNNNNNNNNNNNNNNNNNNNNNNNNNNNNNNNNNNNNNNNNNNNNNNNNNNNNNNNNNNNNNNNNNNNNNNNNNNNNNNNNNNNNNNNNNNNNNNNNNNNNNNNNNNNNNNNNNNNNNNNNNNNNNNNNNNNNNNNNNNNNNNNNNNNNNNNNNNNNNNNNNNNNNNNNNNNNNNNNNNNNNNNNNNNNNNNNNNNNNNNNNNNNNNNNNNNNNNNNNNNNNNNNNNNNNNNNNNNNNNNNNNNNNNNNNNNNNNNNNNNNNNNNNNNNNNNNNNNNNNNNNNNNNNNNNNNNNNNNNNNNNNNNNNNNNNNNNNNNNNNNNNNNNNNNNNNNNNNNNNNNNNNNNNNNNNNNNNNNNNNNNNNNNNNNNNNNNNNNNNNNNNNNNNNNNNNNNNNNNNNNNNNNNNNNNNNNNNNNNNNNNNNNNNNNNNNNNNNNNNNNNNNNNNNNNNNNNNNNNNNNNNNNNNNNNNNNNNNNNNNNNNNNNNNNNNNNNNNNNNNNNNNNNNNNNNNNNNNNNNNNNNNNNNNNNNNNNNNNNNNNNNNNNNNNNNNNNNNNNNNNNNNNNNNNNNNNNNNNNNNNNNNNNNNNNNNNNNNNNNNNNNNNNNNNNNNNNNNNNNNNNNNNNNNNNNNNNNNNNNNNNNNNNNNNNNNNNNNNNNNNNNNNNNNNNNNNNNNNNNNNNNNNNNNNNNNNNNNNNNNNNNNNNNNNNNNNNNNNNNNNNNNNNNNNNNNNNNNNNNNNNNNNNNNNNNNNNNNNNNNNNNNNNNNNNNNNNNNNNNNNNNNNNNNNNNNNNNNNNNNNNNNNNNNNNNNNNNNNNNNNNNNNNNNNNNNNNNNNNNNNNNNNNNNNNNNNNNNNNNNNNNNNNNNNNNNNNNNNNNNNNNNNNNNNNNNNNNNNNNNNNNNNNNNNNNNNNNNNNNNNNNNNNNNNNNNNNNNNNNNNNNNNNNNNNNNNNNNNNNNNNNNNNNNNNNNNNNNNNNNNNNNNNNNNNNNNNNNNNNNNNNNNNNNNNNNNNNNNNNNNNNNNNNNNNNNNNNNNNNNNNNNNNNNNNNNNNNNNNNNNNNNNNNNNNNNNNNNNNNNNNNNNNNNNNNNNNNNNNNNNNNNNNNNNNNNNNNNNNNNNNNNNNNNNNNNNNNNNNNNNNNNNNNNNNNNNNNNNNNNNNNNNNNNNNNNNNNNNNNNNNNNNNNNNNNNNNNNNNNNNNNNNNNNNNNNNNNNNNNNNNNNNNNNNNNNNNNNNNNNNNNNNNNNNNNNNNNNNNNNNNNNNNNNNNNNNNNNNNNNNNNNNNNNNNNNNNNNNNNNNNNNNNNNNNNNNNNNNNNNNNNNNNNNNNNNNNNNNNNNNNNNNNNNNNNNNNNNNNNNNNNNNNNNNNNNNNNNNNNNNNNNNNNNNNNNNNNNNNNNNNNNNNNNNNNNNNNNNNNNNNNNNNNNNNNNNNNNNNNNNNNNNNNNNNNNNNNNNNNNNNNNNNNNNNNNNNNNNNNNNNNNNNNNNNNNNNNNNNNNNNNNNNNNNNNNNNNNNNNNNNNNNNNNNNNNNNNNNNNNNNNNNNNNNNNNNNNNNNNNNNNNNNNNNNNNNNNNNNNNNNNNNNNNNNNNNNNNNNNNNNNNNNNNNNNNNNNNNNNNNNNNNNNNNNNNNNNNNNNNNNNNNNNNNNNNNNNNNNNNNNNNNNNNNNNNNNNNNNNNNNNNNNNNNNNNNNNNNNNNNNNNNNNNNNNNNNNNNNNNNNNNNNNNNNNNNNNNNNNNNNNNNNNNNNNNNNNNNNNNNNNNNNNNNNNNNNNNNNNNNNNNNNNNNNNNNNNNNNNNNNNNNNNNNNNNNNNNNNNNNNNNNNNNNNNNNNNNNNNNNNNNNNNNNNNNNNNNNNNNNNNNNNNNNNNNNNNNNNNNNNNNNNNNNNNNNNNNNNNNNNNNNNNNNNNNNNNNNNNNNNNNNNNNNNNNNNNNNNNNNNNNNNNNNNNNNNNNNNNNNNNNNNNNNNNNNNNNNNNNNNNNNNNNNNNNNNNNNNNNNNNNNNNNNNNNNNNNNNNNNNNNNNNNNNNNNNNNNNNNNNNNNNNNNNNNNNNNNNNNNNNNNNNNNNNNNNNNNNNNNNNNNNNNNNNNNNNNNNNNNNNNNNNNNNNNNNNNNNNNNNNNNNNNNNNNNNNNNNNNNNNNNNNNNNNNNNNNNNNNNNNNNNNNNNNNNNNNNNNNNNNNNNNNNNNNNNNNNNNNNNNNNNNNNNNNNNNNNNNNNNNNNNNNNNNNNNNNNNNNNNNNNNNNNNNNNNNNNNNNNNNNNNNNNNNNNNNNNNNNNNNNNNNNNNNNNNNNNNNNNNNNNNNNNNNNNNNNNNNNNNNNNNNNNNNNNNNNNNNNNNNNNNNNNNNNNNNNNNNNNNNNNNNNNNNNNNNNNNNNNNNNNNNNNNNNNNNNNNNNNNNNNNNNNNNNNNNNNNNNNNNNNNNNNNNNNNNNNNNNNNNNNNNNNNNNNNNNNNNNNNNNNNNNNNNNNNNNNNNNNNNNNNNNNNNNNNNNNNNNNNNNNNNNNNNNNNNNNNNNNNNNNNNNNNNNNNNNNNNNNNNNNNNNNNNNNNNNNNNNNNNNNNNNNNNNNNNNNNNNNNNNNNNNNNNNNNNNNNNNNNNNNNNNNNNNNNNNNNNNNNNNNNNNNNNNNNNNNNNNNNNNNNNNNNNNNNNNNNNNNNNNNNNNNNNNNNNNNNNNNNNNNNNNNNNNNNNNNNNNNNNNNNNNNNNNNNNNNNNNNNNNNNNNNNNNNNNNNNNNNNNNNNNNNNNNNNNNNNNNNNNNNNNNNNNNNNNNNNNNNNNNNNNNNNNNNNNNNNNNNNNNNNNNNNNNNNNNNNNNNNNNNNNNNNNNNNNNNNNNNNNNNNNNNNNNNNNNNNNNNNNNNNNNNNNNNNNNNNNNNNNNNNNNNNNNNNNNNNNNNNNNNNNNNNNNNNNNNNNNNNNNNNNNNNNNNNNNNNNNNNNNNNNNNNNNNNNNNNNNNNNNNNNNNNNNNNNNNNNNNNNNNNNNNNNNNNNNNNNNNNNNNNNNNNNNNNNNNNNNNNNNNNNNNNNNNNNNNNNNNNNNNNNNNNNNNNNNNNNNNNNNNNNNNNNNNNNNNNNNNNNNNNNNNNNNNNNNNNNNNNNNNNNNNNNNNNNNNNNNNNNNNNNNNNNNNNNNNNNNNNNTCCCAAAGCCAGAATAATTCGACATCCGACCCCCTCTAGTCAAGCGTTTGTGAAAAATACGGCCCCTTCCCGACAGCATATTCTGCCAACCAACATATGGAATCCCGGTGAGTTGCCGCCTGGGCTCACCCCGGAGTTGCTCCGCGAGCCCCATGGACCGCTGCCTCGCAATCCTTTGATCGCCGAACCGTTGTACCGGATCAAGTATGTGGAAAAAGCCGGAACCGGCACCACCGATATGATCGCCGATTGCCGGAAGGCTGGACTTCCCGGGCCTGATTTCGAGCAACGCGGCCCATATTTTGTCGTGACTGTCTGGCGGGACTGGTTGACGGATGAGGTTTTGGCAAGGTTCCAATTAAACGAGAGGCAATTGCTGACAGTGTCTTATGTAAAAAAAATGGGGCGTATTTCCAATTCTGAATATCAAAAGTTGACCGGAGCTTCACGACCGACAGCCAGCCGAGATCTGGACGAATTATCTAAGAGAGGAATTCTGAAGAAAATAGGGACAACCGGTAAAGGCACCCATTACCTTCTTTCAAAGAAACGCATCACAAAGGACTTTAAGGAATCATAAGATGAAAGGCATCATAAACGCATCAAAGGCCTCAAGATTGGGACAACGGGTCGGGCTACCCGCTTGTTTTTCGAAAGAAACCCGACATTGAGGCAGATGGGGTATTTGGGCACCAAAGGGGCAACAAGCGCCGTGAACCTTAAAAGAGGATGTATGAGAACGCGAAGTGAACCGATGGCGTGTTCGGAGTACCTGCGTCTGAGAGGGCGAGGACGCAGGTGAAGCCGGTTTCGGATTCGGCAGCGCGCACATATCTGTACCGAGATGGAGGGGAAAGAAGACGCACAGCCCTCGCCGGCTGACTATGTCCGGCAGCAGGGCTGGGTCTTGATCGCGTTTCGCAATGCCCTGTGGCAACTGCTCCATGCCCCGTGTTTTGAAGAAGGCGTCGTCGACACGGTCATGCGCGGTGGAGACACCGATACGAACGCAGCCATTTGCGGGGCGCTCTTGGGCGCTGCGGGCGGCCTTGACGCCATACCCGCGCGATGGCTCGACCGGGTCCTGAGCTGCCGGCCCAAGGCCGGGCAACCTGGCGTCCACCGCCCGCGACCAGCGTGCTTCTGGCCGGTGGATGCGCTGGAACTGGCTGAAGGGTTGATCCGGGGTGGAGAATGAGGAAAAAATGGACGATGTACAGATGCAGCTCCTGGTCGATCTGCACAAATCACAATTCAGGCAGGGGCCAGGCGGGGAGGCCGAAACAAAACGGGCGATGGAACTGGCAGGACTCGACCGGTCGCGCCATTTGAAGATAGCGGATATCGGCTGCGGCACCGGCGCATCGACCATCCTCCTGGCCAGCGAGCTGGATGCCGAAATGACCGCCGTGGACTTCCTGCCGGAGCTTCTCGACGAGCTTCAAGCCCGGGCGAAGGACCATGGAGTAGATGTAGGGCATGACGCGACCAGAAAGAGGATTGCCAATCAAGGCGGATTGAAGGGGAGGAGGACGAACTCAGGTTTACAAACAAGGATCTGACTCGAGTTTACAAATAAGAAACTGAAAAAAGAAGCAAGCCTTTGTCATCAAAGGAAAAAATAGCTACTGCTCTTGTGGGACCCTACCGTTCTTGGTCCGCTTGATCAAAAAGATGGGGAGTTCTGGCGCTTACGTGATGACGCAGATCTGGATCGCGGTGATCACGCCATTGCTGCTGGAATACTGTAAATTTCGCCCGAAGCCGAACTGCAGGCCTTCTCACATCTTGAAATTGCCTCAACTCGACACCTTCAAAACTCGCAACATATGGCAGCTTTTCGATCCTGGCCCAACAAAACAGATGTTGCCAGCTTGCGAACAATTATCTTGAAATTTCAAACACTTTTAACCGGGGAGCTGTGGAATATTTCGAGGGATATGGAGGAGGTGCTTATCTTGGGCTATGGGCGAATAAAGGGGGTGTCACTGTTGAAATAAAAAATCCAAGATTCTATTACATTAGCCATAGATTGTGATATTCCTATAACAAAGACCACTCAGATCTCTTTCACGTCAGTTTGGTCTTGTTGTGTTAGTAAAAATTTGTTAATCTGCTTTATATTGGTTTGGATAGGGGTTATCACAAAAAGATGAACTATACGGACCATTCAAGGCTATGGAAATGAACCCGAGGAATCAGGCCATCCGGGTGCTTCTCGTTGAAGATGACGAAGATGACTATGTGATTTTTCGGGACACATTATTGCAGATCACGGGTTCTCCCTTTCAATTGGAGTGGGTGTCGACCTGCCAGGAGGCCGTCGAGAAAGCAACCTTGAATCAACATGATGTATGTCTGGTGGATTATCTGC harbors:
- a CDS encoding hypothetical protein (Evidence 5 : Unknown function), with protein sequence MANRRFEMHHYRQVIFRMRMGQSDRAIAKSGLMGRIKCAEVRAVAERNSLLSAVPLPEDQVLGKLFESSTERAAQPSLIEPFESQVKQWWQEGICGTTIHRALNSHGFAGSYSSVRRFLQKLDKRNIQASCVLDFEPGEAAQVDFGTGPTITDVFTGEVLKTWIFVMTLCYSRHQYAELVLDQTVRTWLCSHRHAFEFFNGIPCKVIIDNPKCAITRACYYDPDVQRSYGDLAEAYGFLISPCPPRDPKKKGRVESGVKYIKRSFLPLREFRTLRDANEQLQRWVLEEAGNRIHGTTRQKPLSVFAETEKVFLKLLPDVAPEMAVWTHAKVHGNCHRGQPKDLNQSRAVISKAVSEDLFIIFLLGTLNSLYFPVKVRNILPVLSLSVCFVFLFGLHSGLKGTYLSFVFKNRVAGKLQETVQKLNPIFHLHDKLPFSPIFGKV
- a CDS encoding conserved hypothetical protein (Evidence 4 : Unknown function but conserved in other organisms), producing the protein MKKTNEIILYKTSDGDKKVGVLFHDENFWLTQKSLAGLFNVKVPAVSKHLKNIFDSGELDEDSVVSILETTAADGKTYKTKYYNLDAIIALGYRVNSYQATQFRIWATKTLKEFIIKGFVLDDERLKQGKHFGKDYFDELLERIREIRASERRFYQKITDIYALSADYDQNAPITHEFFATVQNKLHWAITGKTAAEIIYESADAEKMHMGLTSWKQAPDGKILKSDVSVAKNYLNEAHIKELNRIVNAYLDLAENRAERQLVMKMEDWVQFLHSFLELSSYPILKDKGKISALEARVKAEQEYETYRKRQDREYISDFDREIKRIQGTQEEDDE
- a CDS encoding transposase, giving the protein MRKKYQQQMPLMDPSVNHPHAEDYERISAILDDLSIINEMVLQDLTRGIKNRSKGAEGMSAEQVLRAAIIKQTEGFSYEELAFHLVDSRTYRNFCRIGITQKGFKKTALCSNIKSISASTIENINKLIVAYALDKKIEPGKQSRIDCTVVETNIHKPLDSSLLWDCVRVFTNKLVFINDRLDQVNLQFSDHCKRAKRRMLAILNAKNNKIRKEKYKDLLIVAEKTIGYAHSAVSILDSTVFPDPLQATMAQGINEEIKRLIPLAEGVISQTRRRVINNEKVPASEKIVSIFEPHTDIIIKDRRDTLFGHKICVSGGPSNLITDCLILKGNPADTNLTVEMLDRHEQIYGRYPQKVSLDGGFASKSNLQEAKSRGIKDVCFAKKRGLKETDMCKSTWVYNKLRSFRAGIEAGISWLKRCFGLSRCTWKSLRSFKSYIWTSILAANLFTIARSETAT
- a CDS encoding hypothetical protein (Evidence 5 : Unknown function), with the protein product MHKLIPAYIKLIYLFSFSLI
- a CDS encoding hypothetical protein (Evidence 5 : Unknown function), which codes for MVFLANLGINLHVCLCGDLQVASAQTLDFLDIGQKSSFPDWKLGSTAKSFPDGHQLGISIILVQERVRCAFTYLVSIRK
- a CDS encoding ATPase AAA (fragment) encodes the protein MKNTAPSRQHILPTNIWNPGELPPGLTPELLREPHGPLPRNPLIAEPLYRIKYVEKAGTGTTDMIADCRKAGLPGPDFEQRGPYFVVTVWRDWLTDEVLARFQLNERQLLTVSYVKKMGRISNSEYQKLTGASRPTASRDLDELSKRGILKKIGTTGKGTHYLLSKKRITKDFKES
- a CDS encoding conserved hypothetical protein (Evidence 4 : Unknown function but conserved in other organisms); translated protein: MEGKEDAQPSPADYVRQQGWVLIAFRNALWQLLHAPCFEEGVVDTVMRGGDTDTNAAICGALLGAAGGLDAIPARWLDRVLSCRPKAGQPGVHRPRPACFWPVDALELAEGLIRGGE
- a CDS encoding hypothetical protein (Evidence 5 : Unknown function) codes for the protein MDDVQMQLLVDLHKSQFRQGPGGEAETKRAMELAGLDRSRHLKIADIGCGTGASTILLASELDAEMTAVDFLPELLDELQARAKDHGVDVGHDATRKRIANQGGLKGRRTNSGLQTRI